The following are encoded together in the Falsiruegeria litorea R37 genome:
- a CDS encoding lysophospholipid acyltransferase family protein, whose amino-acid sequence MNATWESDEAPDPIEIGFVGWLLILLRGSALIVLISVCLILLLLLRLIEVPFFGMKRPVTPFIVQFVCRNAFRILGMEHRISGQLMTERGAVVANHTSWLDIFSLNARKRVYFVSKAEVAGWPGIGTLAKATGTVFIERNPKKAKEQTEVFETRLKAGHKLLFFPEGTSTDGLRVLPFKTTLFAAFFSDHLRDFMHVQPVSVIYHAPKGQPARFYGWWGEMEFGEHLLKTLAARKQGAVELIYHPPVAVRDFPNRKALAAEMERVIRESHTQAMESAQKPLAPQ is encoded by the coding sequence ATGAACGCCACATGGGAAAGTGACGAGGCACCGGACCCGATCGAGATCGGCTTTGTTGGCTGGCTGCTGATCCTGCTGCGCGGCTCGGCCCTGATCGTGCTGATCTCAGTGTGCCTGATCCTGCTTTTGCTTCTGCGTTTGATCGAGGTGCCATTCTTTGGCATGAAACGCCCGGTGACGCCTTTCATCGTGCAATTTGTCTGCCGCAACGCCTTTCGCATTCTGGGGATGGAGCACCGCATCAGCGGTCAGTTGATGACCGAACGCGGGGCGGTGGTGGCCAATCATACCTCGTGGCTGGATATCTTTTCGCTGAATGCGCGCAAGCGGGTCTATTTTGTCTCCAAGGCCGAGGTGGCGGGCTGGCCCGGGATCGGCACGCTGGCCAAGGCCACGGGCACCGTATTCATCGAACGCAACCCCAAGAAGGCCAAAGAGCAGACCGAAGTGTTCGAAACCCGATTGAAAGCCGGGCACAAACTGTTGTTTTTTCCCGAAGGCACCTCAACCGACGGGCTACGGGTTTTGCCATTCAAAACCACGCTTTTTGCAGCGTTTTTCTCGGATCATTTGCGCGATTTCATGCACGTCCAGCCAGTGTCAGTCATCTATCATGCGCCCAAGGGGCAGCCTGCGCGATTTTACGGCTGGTGGGGTGAGATGGAGTTTGGCGAACATCTGCTCAAAACGCTCGCTGCGCGCAAGCAAGGCGCGGTCGAGTTGATTTATCACCCCCCGGTTGCGGTGCGCGATTTTCCCAACCGCAAGGCATTGGCGGCCGAGATGGAGCGGGTGATCCGTGAAAGTCACACCCAAGCGATGGAAAGCGCACAAAAGCCCCTTGCGCCCCAGTAA